The sequence CCGCGAACGCACTTCCTGTGGGCTGAGCTTGATCCCTGACGGAGGGAAACCCGAGGGAGGTTCCAACATAGCATCGGCGTTAGGCTCGTCGCGGAGGAGGTACCCTACGGCGGCAGGGCTTACGATACTATACCAAACGGATTTAACGCCTAGTCCCCTCGCCAAAGCTGGCAACCAATGTGTGAAATCGTAGAAAACGAAATGGGGTTTGATTTCTTGGAGTAAAGAATGAAGCAAGGGCTGTGTGAGATCCATGGCGTGCCTGAGAAATGGACCCATCTGAAAGGTAATGTCTGCGGTGGTTTCGGCGCCGTCCGGGAGGCCATCGACGTGAGGGATTTGGATGGGTATGAAGCTGATGAGATCGGTGTGGAGATTGAATTGGTTCAATTTGAATTGTGTATTTGTGGGGAGGATGAAGAAGATTTCGTGGCCTTTTTCTGCGAGTTTGTTGGAGAGATGAAGAAATCCTGTGAGATGCGCCATGGCCAGCCATGGATACATCACAATCTTCAACTTCTCTTCACTCATCTCTCTTCTGTTTTTGCCAAGAAATATATTTTGAAGGGAAATTAATAGATTCGGAAAAGACGAGGTTCCATCTTATAGAAGATAAGTTAGGGGATGACATGCATTTTTCTTGCCTTTGGAATCTTGTCTTCTAGTAATAGCGTCACGATTTACTTTAGATTACTAACGACATGTTTCCCGTTGCCAATGTACTGTATGTCTGTATCTAATGAAAAACACGATTATTTTCCCTGTCGATCGTTAAACTACTTCACATTATATTGCATGTGTGAAGGGATAACAAAGTGTTTTTACATTATCCATCGATTTAATTTTCACATGAGCCAATGAACTTCTAACTCATATGAAATGAGGTTTCCGTCGGGttaacctttaaaaaaaatcaatatataaTTGTTTCTCCGCGACAAGTTCTTCTATTCTAGCCCCACATTAGTAATAATGGTAGAGTTGGATGCATTATCAAAATATCTACCAAGTCGATTATGGATACAGATGACAATTTTTTCCACGGGTTTGGATATTCGAGGAAAATCCAAAACAGGGCGGGTATGGGGGAGAATTTTTGGGTATGGGTTTGGGTTCgtagatttttaaaaatcctcgaatcatattggggcgggtatggAGATGTTATccacttaaaattaaaaataatattatttattagtttgtattattttaaaagAACAATCTTCATCcacttaaaaattattttgattgaCAGGAATATTTTTAACTAAAGTTAtatgttaaattttaattttacaatcaaaattttgtacaccaattttttttaatgtattttacaataaaattgactaataatatatatattccatgaaatatatatatttcatggaatatatatatatatatatatatatatatatatatatatatatatatatatatatatatacggtgATGTGGATTAACTTCCCgcggctatatatatatacccaaTTCTTCTCTACATTTATTGGACTTTGTGGTTTTTAGCatgtttttgaaatattttggaTATCGAAATGAAACCTTTTTAGTTCAAAATTTAGTTTTTTAGTTTCCGTTAAAAAACTTGTGGATTAATTTGGAGGGGGAGTttgtttatttttcaattttcttcTTTGATAAATACTAATAAAAAATTGCAAGGCAATTAGTAAGGAATTGATGGTGTGAGAGAGAAAAAGATTTAAATGGTACATTTggataatataattaaatattcaagcaagttaagaataaaaataaatttcttaatcacacagttaaatatttaaaaaaaattatttttttgaaaatctgattatgaaatataatatatataatttaatagtaTTAAATATTAGTGCAGTGTAAAGAATTTGTTAACCTATTTAATtatgaaaacataaaacattaatTAGCCCTCTCTACTAAATAATTCTGGTTCCGTTCTTGACTCGTACTTTCATAATGAGAGCTTTCATCGCTCATGTCCTCGATTTtctcttggacaccccattccaagTCTCAAGTCTTAGGAAGAACGAACCCACAGAAGTAGTCATTGTGGCAACCATTGTAACTTACCGGAGAGTGGTGATCTTGTTTCAGTTCAGTTGGTTTATCGTATGTTTTCGATTTGATTGGATAACATTTTGGTTATTTTCAATCTGTTCAATTGGGTTGTAATAATTAGTTTTCTTTTTGTTTAACTGTATATATTTAtcttaagttaattgcatgttatTAGAATTGTTTAGTATGTGATCGAGGACGGGTCGCTACAAAATTAAAGtgcataaataatttatattatatttaattttttttaatttttaaattgagaAAATATTGTTGAAAAATGGTAGTTATAACTTATAAGTagtaaatgaaatatttttcattcatTAATTTGATGAAAGTGGTAATTCTAAGAGTTCATATTATTATATGGtatagataatatattataaaatatggtttttgttggtttttttgTCATtagttttgtaatttttttttttttgtaggatTGGTATGCCGAACTCACAAACCAAAATGGATTTGGTCGAGTTGGATTGAGTTGATTTTTTCAATTCCGTCAATTGATTGGTCAGCCTGTACCGACCCATTTGAGGTTTATGACGGTGCTTGGGTTTGCTGACCAGTTTTGACATCAAAAATGAAATGAAACAGATACTATCTCAAATATAAAACCTAGATTTTTCATAATAACAATCAAGttatataatataaatcaataaGATGAACGATATTTGATTTACAAAACCATTGTGTTAATTAAATATTCATGCTCCATTTCGTCTCTGATGAAGATCTTGAACTCGTCGAAAGATGATCATTTTGAgcgttttattttttaaaaaataatataggaAAATGCAGTTGTAACTTTTCGGTGAGTTTATAGTTGTACGTTCACTagttttttggataaaaaaCACATAAGAGAATATTTCATTCTTGACATTTAAATTCACATACACAATGAAAATTCAAAAGCTCATAATTCATAAATACATAGCAAGGTAGAATAAGCACATCAATTACAAATTTAGAACTATGCCATACAAATTTAGAACTAAGGCAAATCGTAATCTTAATCTTCAAATATTaatctccataatcacttatttttagaggttgcaaacgcTACCTAatggagtgtttgcaatcactaaaaaagtgattgttagcttttaacttaaaaaatcatttttatgtgtttcttaaacctagattatgtgttagcttatgcttaaattaattgaaatccaaaagctagtcatgtggtaattatgattctccaaaagtgattctaataagaaggtcattgttaaaatcactctaatcacttatttatcaaacactacccaacattgatttttaaattttcacatttgttttcaaacactaccaacttttgatttttcttaacttttttataatttataaattaatcacttctacaaaagcacaatctattgcaaacactccctaagaAATAATCcattatcatttttttaaaaaaacttacaGACGCTACCTAATAATTGTCTAACTCTGTTTACTTAATGAATAATGTTACATGCACACGAATGGTTACATGGGTCATTTGAAATTACTTAAACATCCTTAATATAATTTGAaaagaattttttcaaataaagtagaaaaataattttataatttatgtGTAGTATATAACCCAATATATTATTGTTATGTAAATTTAACATTTTCCCTTCATTTTATTCCTTGGCATTAGACATTCAAACACCACAATATTATTCAAAGGGAAAACAATGCGACAAGTGCAAAGTCTTAACCAAGAATTTGAAGTCAGTCCACGAGGAGGGTTCCCAGCTTTTGAACAAACTCATCCATGTAAGAATCCTCGAGTCCTTTGGTCAACAAGAAATCCCTCCACTTTCCATGATTTGCCCTGATCTCTTTCCCAATCTCACTCTCTTCTTCCATCACCAATCTGATGCTCTCCATCACACCCTCTTTTGTGAAAAATccatcttcttctcttctcttaacCTCCACTCCGACCCTCCAATCTCCCTCCATCAATCTTGCATTGAGGAAATGGTCACCCAGATATGGTATCAGCACCAACTGGCATTCGTTCACCATCGCCTCCGATAACGAGCCCGACCCGCAATGCGTGACGAAGCATCCGATGGAAGGGTGGGATAAGATCAGCTGTTGTTGCACCCAACCTCCATGGATGACGCCTCTTTTCTCTGTTCTGTTCTTGAAGCCTTCGGGCAATGCTTCTACCACTGTTTTACATCCTTCGGGTGGTTTCAGTACAGCTAGAAACGGAAGACCTGTGATTTCTAAGCCCAGAACCAGTTCTTGAAATTGGTCCAGTTTCAGTATGGCTTCACTGCCGAATGCGCAGAAGATTACTGTTTTGGCTTCGAACTGATCAAGCCAATTCCGCCATTTCTCGTCTAGACCTACAGTGGGGGGCTCCGGTAACACGGGTCCTGCTAGAATCACCGGTTTCTTGTACTTTTTTTCAAGAAACACACAATATGGACCTTCCATTTCTCTGCACGATTTGAATCCAAGCGCATCACATTCCTCAACCGAAACAATTAAGCGCTGCACGAAGTTCATGTCGTCACATCCATATTCTTTCAAAGTGCACCTCGGCCTCCACGAACGCACTTCGTGCGGGTAAAGCTTGATTACCGATGGAGGGAAACCAGTGGGAGGTTCCAGCAAAGCGTCGGTGTCAGGGTCGTCGCGGAGGAGGTAGCCTACAGATGCAGGGCTTACGATCCAATAACAAACGGATTTAACGCCTAGTCCCCTCGCCAAAGCTGGCAACCAATGCGTGAAATCGTACAACACGAAATGGGGTTTGACTTCTTGGAGCAAAGAATGGACAAAGGGCCGTGTGAGATCCATGGCGTGCCTGAGAAGCGGACCCATCGGAAAACGAATGTCTGCGGTGGTTTCGGCACCTTCGGGGAGGCCTTGGACGTGAGGGATTGTGATGGGTATGAAGGTGATGAGATGCGGGTGGAGATTGAATTGGTTGAGTTTGGACTGTGTTTTTGTGGGGAGGATGAAGAAGATGGAGTGGCCTCTTTCGGCGAGTTTGTTGGAGAGGTGAAGAAATCCTGTGAGATGCGCCATTGCCAGCCATGGATACATCACTATCTTCAACTTCTCTTCACTCATCTCTCTTTCGTTTTTGGTGTAAATCAAGATATATATTTTCAAGGGAAATGGAGCTTTAGTACATTACCAGATTGCAACATTCAATCAATAATTGTCCCCGCCGACAAGTTGGGGTGTAGCCCCACGTCAATAATTGTAGAGTTGGACATTATGGAACTCAACCACGTTtggaaaatgatttttttcttcttctataAATTTGtctatttttatgttatgttttgaTCGTTGACTGATCATTTCGGTTGTGAATTTTTAGCAAGTCAattaggtcaagttataatataattgGATAGAACTTAAGTCGATCTCACACATACTATTGTTAAAATATtaagatataaattatttaatttaatctagGCTAaataaaatgagagatttttatgaattaactactaattaaaataaaataaattattataaagcaaaaattttaattaaatttaattgcaaAATAGATTCTAGAcgaatttaaatttcaaaaaaatgatCAGAAACACACAACGGTACCAGACATCAATTATTTCCACGTATTGGATTTAATAAAGCAAGAATTATTCATATTGATGAAATTCCCTATAATAACTattaatctatttctagaattaacaattctatttttatttaaccgtccaattatttctaattgaatTGAATTAAACAAAAACGCATTCGCAACTATGGAATCTCAGCTTTCGCCTAAAATCGTATACTGAAAccaaatactatttctagtcattttAACCATGTgctgattaatatttttgaagctaatttcaatattttctatttcaagtccagatcgaacaacaaacatgcaattaattggCCAAATTAAAAGCAAGAAATATGCataaatattaatcaataaacataaaataaatcaaaacatcaatcaatccattccatgaacaaaaatcaataGTCTGGCCCTATCGTGACCCCAATCAAAGAATGACTACTCCATaatatcaaaatcaaacaaaatccTAATGTTTGAATTCatcataaataaattagaagaagaagaataaataaattctcAGCGATGGTGGTCTTGCTTGTGTTCTTCGTGTCTTCTCTTCCAAGTTCTCTAGCTGTCTTTCCAAAATCTGGCAAAATTCAAAAGTCCTTTCAAAGTAGGGCcctctttttttttattctttcccTCAAAAAGCCCTATTTTCGTCTCAAATAAGTGTTCAATATCGCCCTGTAAGGCTcggaattatttgatttaattcgagattattttattttaattcgagaatatttaatttgataatttttagagtttagattgaaattctaatattcttaaattatttaggattaaaaatgaaataaaaagagggtcGAGGGCTGTTTTgcaatttttaaagtttttagggactaaattaAAAATATGGTTATACATATCAGAATTTCAATTGAGGAGTCAGCTTTAATACGTGTAATTGAGATGATTCATTCAGATTTCAGAGCAAAAACCGAGACCCTCCATTTTATTCTTTGAATTTGATCTTCAAACCtttgtatcttttgatccgattgttcgaatttaatttcgagcatagttctggaatccttgcgacgagagcttagatttgatgtaagtattatgaTATTTCCAGCATGTTTGAAAGTCCAGAAATGAAAGGAATCAGTATTCATTTACATATCCATGTTCTTGAGCTTTTATATCTTGTATGCTCGAAACCGGTTCGAAGAATGAGCGTTGTTTGTACTCGATATGATTTCCAGCCTTAGTTCGAGCTTTATAGTTGCTGATATGATAGTTTATGATGATATTTTGCTGATATATCATGGATATGAGATTAGTTATTAATTCGATATCGTTTCGGTTATCGAATTTCCGTCGTTACGCCATCGGCTTATGATTTGAAGTAGTTTTGAGTCCTTGTGATTGAGCTGAAGCTTATAAGAGTTCATATCTGATATTCCTTGATTtcaaacacttcatttcagattagtTAAGATCTTGATCAACTCGAAAAGTTTGCcttcgaaccgaagaagaagttgagCTAGGTTTGAAGTTGCTTTGATATGGAAGATTGAATTGTGAGGTTGAATAGATTATGATATATGTATTCTTGAcaatatatttcagatttgaagtctTCAAGAACCAAGAAGAAACGAGAAGGTATAAACGAACATCGATTGAAAAGGgctatgaaactcaagaacggtgattcttgagttatcccgacagaaatcacatacttgttgttTGTATGTTCTTGCTTTTGATATTGAATTGTTGATCCaacacaggtagtggatctttaaattataACTGATGATATATCGATGTCGTATCGGAGATGAACTATCGAATGTGGATCCATCCAAGGTTTATAGATAAATCTTGAGGCCTTGAGTGTCTTAAAACCTCTATCCAAGATTGATACGAGTCTTGAGCGCCTGGAGaggctttaaatctcaaaacccaagaTTGTGCACGAATATTGAGGCCTGGAGCGGCTGTAAATCTCAACGACAAAATTAGTTTACGGGTTAtgcaatttattatttatatctcgaagttgatatatgtgatattgcatgtttatgtattttatactgagaatcatattctcaccggatgtttCCGGCTATTgacttgtttgtatgtgtgcatgacgatAGGAAGGGCTGGAACGAGTCAAAGACAACCTTGAGCGACGATGATCGTGATaaaagtgtggactcgggtttgtAGCTGAAAGAAAGAACTTTATActttgaacaatttgttagaaTCTTGGACTTGGTTGTAACTCTATGAACATCATGTGTAGTTCTTTACTTTTGTTGAATTTTAATCTTCTAGTGTTATGTATTAAACACTTGTAATCATGATTAGATCTTGTTCTATGTATATAGATGTGTTTTGGATTTGATTATCAAGGATTTGAAGGGATCAAAGGATCAAGATTATGCTGCAGAAAAACAGGGCCTGtatctgcccagggcagcgcccaatctgctaaaaagagcagaccgagcgcagccccATTTCATCCAACCCGAAGGTTGGAGATTTTGGGGCGGCCGAGCGGAAAAAaagtgccgctcgagcgcacccccctataaaaaaaattttgtgtttTGATTGCTTCTAATCCTTGGTCATTTAATCATGTGTAAttactaattgccctaagattgagattagcaacccgaggccccacaacaggcgGTATCAGAGCGAAGTTAGTTCTTGGACTGAGTTAGATGAGCGGGATAGATCGAGTCTTTTttattgattgatttatttttaaagcATGTTTATGAATGTAATTGCTTTAAAGCTTTCAGAATTACATGCTTACCTggttatctgaattgattggaagcatgttttgatTGAGAATGAAtaagaactcgatctcttgaagacgcatgaaaatgataatcagaggaggactgaaacAAACTTGTTCTACTTGAGATTTTCTTGTGCACTAATCtatttgataatcagatatgccttGAAGACCGATGACAAGACAGCCAAGCACAATTCCTCAGCCAGAACAGGCAGTTGTAGAACCGATAGTGCCACCGACAAAAGAAACTCCTAGAACTGAACGGGGTAGTACTTCTAGAGATATGAGTGATATGactgctactccgatggaaactCTGTTGAAGAGATTTCAATCCTTTAAACCGCCAACATTGAAGGGAACTGTAgcagcccggttccattttacaagattaagtgattttaaacatgttagaaaatgacatataattttaaaagtgtcaaaacatgtttaaggagtcattatttgATGAAAATAAGTGGATAATCAGATCCtaaacgtccaaaaatggtaggaagggtcctGGAGGTCTCAAAACAGACCAAAAACAGCCAAACGAGTTCGGAAGGACCAGACCCGAACGTTACGTCCGAACCCAAACGGCGGCAACGTTCCGGACCAGAACGTTGCGTTCATTCTGCTGGCAGGACAGATGTCAACAAGATCATTACACGTGGCTGGACGGTGCAGAACATTGCGTCTattctccgtctataaatatgggcgaGATTTGCTCATTTTCAGCCGTTCAGAATCCTCTCCTTCACCCATATGGCTATATTTTAGGgccttttgggtactcttattttagagttggagtaggaagtttatattttagtatagccagacagtgtctgacatagtagcggatagtgtccgcagtagcagccaggtggcgaagctctggcgaggcgtctaggggtcatagctaggctatgcccaggctctggggcatgcgacatcagcgggctgacgacggacgaaggtatgactttggtttcctatagtaaatagggagtaggctatagtttaattaaggcttttagagccttgtaggtgatgtttggcatgttaGGTAATGCATGGGTTATTTATATTGTAGtgatgcatggtaggcttggacctaagagggaagcttctaggatcttccttagtaaggtacagaagtattattcgagatattcagattgagtatgcatgtattatgtgtttgcatcgattatgtgattgcatgttttataagcctttatatacagcatgtcatgattgtatgttgcatacatgagcatattgagcctttaccttagaggtatcctgtagtagggtgctcaccctacgagtttgtggatggttggatacgtaagtcttgtgtcaggtcacctttatggttggacacatgtactagtatcaggtcaccattatccactgggtatatgagccacctcctgatgcgatggcgcagtgtgctatataccctgggcccgatctatgagcttgtttcttgacctgagtgtcttggtacccagttcatttgcattcatgcgcatataataatgtatactcatactctcgtgctgagcatgtTAGTCTCACTTCTGGTTATTTtatgttggctggatgccctattccatggggcagttgcaggtagttctcccggggaCAGGGaagttaggtggtgaccaaggctggatagcagggttgaccatTAGGTTTTGCCTAcctgatattattttattttaagattccgcagttactctgatttaGATTTATTATTGATTAATTACATGCTTAAGCTTTTAATTAGTAAGTGATCACGGTGctggtcactacatttttgatatcagagcatgcaataagattctttgggacatagtattgatattgggttatcctttgtaggatttcaagttggattcgatgacgatagcagtatcagAAATTGGAATAGTAGGAtatctaggcttttccaagatcgtcattgccaaggtcGACATCAGAgtttcgtattatgtggatcccagcaggatgaagctggaagagaagatccagttttcaacgccaggaacttctccaggttgaaaggaatctgtgacatgtagtcatccattctaagtcgaccaaggaagccacctcGGAAgactctccactagtagttggagagattgatgggaaaatcttgtctcatctaacagataaggaacccaacaatattggaaggatccagtagattagcaagattttattcttttagatcttgcgaggtagaagttctgctgacatgagtGGCAGACAGAAaatttcatgttcaagatcagtagataGAATGAAAGACTTGGGCAGGAATTTAAATACTATATCTtgattgtaaacagtatttcagttgtaatcagatgcATTAAAGATTttagtatttgatgtactcagttattattgtattgtacatctttcagtgtaatcttttgattaagttatgtattacatgggattgtaataaagattgtattagaacctggattggtgattcaagtgttgtaatcttgagattaacttggttattttgaataaaaaaaattgatcattgttttaatgagtacttgggatttttcatgttttcaataaataattctagatgttttacctagaatattctagtaatCCAAATGTTTGccagtgatgatggattttcatcaagATGACAGACtaagtaataccaagagttgtggattgtgaccagtactagacatgaggaggcgcgacccttAGTCGATATTACTCTGGAAGTTTTCATACTTCAGAGGTTGTTTTGGAGGCCTTTGTGCTCCAGGAACTATTTAGGGAAGGCTAATCAGTCTGGGGATTTTGGCAACAGTCACAACAAGGTATAGTTTTAAAAATTGGATAGATACCAGCTGTGGTATCAGGATTTTGTTATAGTCTATTAAGGATACAGATGTCCTGTTGTCAAAACAGTCTTGGAATAGATTTTCCTGACAAGTAATTGTTCTAAGTAGATAagttttgatcttgatttgtgatttcaggatttaatccaagagattagttgaattgatattcaacaggatttaattatcagattcTTGCAAACTCaagatttgagttgtgcctctgcagagaattttccttgaccaatgattttggtccagatacgaatatttcataatatcagagactcagAGAAGAGTTATGCCAAGATGCTCTTGACTGTAGGGtttcgagatggtatagtaagtgcgacattatgccggtgtactctgaaaggattcttttgttccagtttggcattataggaaaACTTACCCCAGTCTCGTTGTATGTACAAtcatagcaatgggtataactatcacaagaatattcagaatttatttgagtcttctggaatTATACTTGGTATtggattagttccaagggatttgagttatcgtctgacttcatcagagatacagactttGGTTTTCGTGgatagaatagtcttggaaaggattccttgacaagtaaatattctggacgggtagttctcgcacgtgatactgggggagaaccaggaggttttaccagtattgtctgattctatcagaggtatattagtgatcaggatcttgattacgagatgaacaaaaaattcaagtgacgagtttacttaggtaagttttccctgtaagaattggaattttattgatgggttatcaagcaaagaagaattttatcagggcactgtgatgacttatactgggagacgtgaactgtgatcaacgatagacatgggagagtatatttccattgatattctggaagtcttttgtacttcagaagGGGATGGAAAATCTACTCATtctagagatcattgcaacacttacgttaaaatataatttggtgtcagtttg comes from Henckelia pumila isolate YLH828 chromosome 4, ASM3356847v2, whole genome shotgun sequence and encodes:
- the LOC140866624 gene encoding cyanidin 3-O-galactoside 2''-O-xylosyltransferase FGGT1-like, which gives rise to MSEEKLKIVMYPWLAMAHLTGFLHLSNKLAERGHSIFFILPTKTQSKLNQFNLHPHLITFIPITIPHVQGLPEGAETTADIRFPMGPLLRHAMDLTRPFVHSLLQEVKPHFVLYDFTHWLPALARGLGVKSVCYWIVSPASVGYLLRDDPDTDALLEPPTGFPPSVIKLYPHEVRSWRPRCTLKEYGCDDMNFVQRLIVSVEECDALGFKSCREMEGPYCVFLEKKYKKPVILAGPVLPEPPTVGLDEKWRNWLDQFEAKTVIFCAFGSEAILKLDQFQELVLGLEITGLPFLAVLKPPEGCKTVVEALPEGFKNRTEKRGVIHGGWVQQQLILSHPSIGCFVTHCGSGSLSEAMVNECQLVLIPYLGDHFLNARLMEGDWRVGVEVKRREEDGFFTKEGVMESIRLVMEEESEIGKEIRANHGKWRDFLLTKGLEDSYMDEFVQKLGTLLVD